From Nitrospirota bacterium, a single genomic window includes:
- a CDS encoding YeiH family protein, with protein MAEQGNTCPAPKKEGLSALWKNEDWLAVWLGFFIILAIIAAFHFKLFNLSTISTNFKWTTDSQVASRVDKWKNAVEPRIIEAEAKGDAGTVVRLKALQEALAKGDRQEILKAAGKVEGVGGIPGEVGKEIADRTKARADKVFTQTNIFNVIKIALGFLIVSSVGIILLGRNLRKYIVAFPVVFFLAWLSRFLAGNALPTDWGIEYVIFALIIGLAISNTIGLPQWLRDAVQTEYYIKTGLVILGAGLLFFEIVQAGALGIVQAVLVIGVVWYFCFWLCRKLKVDDEFGVILSSAVSICGVSAAIATCGAIEGDKKKLSYVTSLVLIIAVPMMVLMPWAVKYFGIPEIVGGAWLGGTLDTSGSVVAAGALISEAAMKTGVIVKFSQNALIGVAAFILSIWWTFRAGAAAGQRPTARVIWDRFPKFVLGFIVASVVFSFVLPLDTVDSTKKVLGELRTWWFALAFVSIGLETRFLDMAKMEEGRPALAFVTAQAFNVVWTLILAYLLFGGVIFPVPDIR; from the coding sequence ATGGCAGAACAGGGTAATACATGTCCCGCTCCAAAAAAAGAGGGGCTTTCAGCCCTCTGGAAAAACGAGGACTGGCTGGCTGTCTGGCTCGGGTTCTTCATCATCCTCGCGATCATCGCGGCGTTTCATTTCAAGCTGTTCAACCTTTCAACGATTTCGACAAACTTCAAATGGACAACGGACAGCCAGGTCGCTTCGCGCGTTGACAAATGGAAAAACGCGGTCGAACCCCGCATCATTGAAGCCGAGGCAAAAGGAGACGCGGGCACGGTTGTGCGGCTGAAGGCCCTTCAGGAAGCGCTCGCGAAGGGCGACCGCCAGGAAATTCTTAAGGCCGCGGGAAAAGTGGAGGGTGTCGGAGGCATCCCGGGCGAGGTCGGCAAGGAGATCGCCGACCGCACCAAGGCTCGCGCCGATAAGGTCTTCACCCAGACCAACATCTTTAACGTCATTAAGATCGCGCTGGGCTTTCTGATCGTTTCCTCGGTGGGGATCATCCTGCTCGGCAGAAATCTCAGAAAATATATTGTGGCGTTCCCCGTTGTTTTTTTCCTCGCCTGGCTGTCCCGCTTCCTGGCAGGGAATGCGCTGCCGACCGACTGGGGCATAGAATATGTCATCTTCGCCCTGATCATCGGGCTTGCCATCAGCAACACCATCGGCCTCCCCCAATGGCTCCGGGATGCCGTCCAGACCGAGTATTACATCAAGACCGGCCTCGTGATCCTGGGAGCGGGACTTCTGTTCTTCGAAATCGTGCAGGCGGGAGCTCTCGGTATCGTTCAGGCAGTGCTGGTGATCGGAGTGGTCTGGTACTTCTGTTTCTGGCTCTGCAGAAAGCTCAAGGTGGACGATGAGTTCGGCGTAATCCTGTCGAGCGCGGTCTCGATCTGCGGCGTGTCCGCCGCGATCGCGACCTGCGGCGCCATCGAGGGGGACAAGAAGAAACTTTCCTATGTCACCTCGCTCGTGCTGATCATCGCGGTGCCCATGATGGTCCTTATGCCCTGGGCAGTAAAGTATTTCGGCATTCCCGAAATCGTGGGCGGCGCATGGCTCGGAGGCACGCTCGATACGAGCGGCTCGGTCGTCGCGGCAGGCGCACTGATCAGCGAAGCGGCCATGAAGACAGGCGTTATTGTCAAATTCTCACAGAACGCATTGATCGGCGTTGCCGCTTTCATCCTCTCGATCTGGTGGACGTTCAGGGCGGGAGCGGCCGCGGGCCAGCGCCCTACGGCCCGCGTAATCTGGGACCGGTTCCCGAAATTCGTTCTGGGCTTCATCGTGGCCTCGGTCGTCTTTTCCTTTGTGCTGCCTCTTGACACCGTAGACAGTACAAAGAAGGTGCTGGGAGAGCTTCGTACCTGGTGGTTCGCTCTGGCGTTCGTTTCCATCGGTCTTGAGACGCGCTTCCTTGATATGGCGAAAATGGAGGAGGGACGGCCCGCGCTTGCCTTCGTCACTGCGCAGGCGTTCAATGTCGTCTGGACACTGATCCTGGCCTACCTGCTGTTCGGCGGGGTCATTTTCCCGGTGCCGGACATCCGGTAA